A section of the Pseudomonas sp. Q1-7 genome encodes:
- the xdhB gene encoding xanthine dehydrogenase molybdopterin binding subunit has protein sequence MSNKHHFKTQEELAELFRADITTGVGKSVKHESAPKHVSGEAVYVDDRLEFPNQLHVYARMSDRAHARITRIDTSPCYQFPGVAIAITAKDVPGQLDIGPVVAGDPLLADGKVEYVGQVVLAVGADSLETARKAAMAAIVEYEDLEPVLDVVDALRKKHFVLDSHQHKRGDSSTALAASKNRLQGTLHIGGQEHFYLETQISSVMPTEDGGMLVYTSTQNATEVQKLVAEVLGVPMHKIVIDMRRMGGGFGGKETQAAGPACLCAVIAHHTKRPTKMRLPRVEDMSITGKRHPFYVEYDVGFNDDGLLTGIELELAGNCGYSPDLSGSIVDRAMFHSDNAYFLEHATINGHRCKTNTASNTAYRGFGGPQGMVAIEEIMDAIARSLGKDPLEVRKLNYYGKDERNVTHYYQTVEHNMLAEMTAELEASSEYAKRREEIRAFNEKSPVLKKGLAMTPVKFGISFTATFLNQAGALIHIYTDGSIHLNHGGTEMGQGLNTKVAQVVAEVFQVDIGRIQITATNTDKVPNTSPTAASSGADLNGKAAQNAAETIKGRLVQFLATHFKVTDEDVEFRNEQVRVRDHYLSFEEMIQLAYFNQISLSSTGFYRTPKIFYDRDKAAGRPFYYFAYGVACAEVIVDTLTGEYKMLRTDILHDVGASLNPAIDIGQVEGAFVQGMGWLTMEELVWNAKGKLMTNGPASYKIPAIADMPIDLRVKLVENRKNPEQTVFHSKAVGEPPFMLGIAVWCAIKDAVASLGDYKVQPQIDAPATPERVLWGVEQMRKLQQPALAAEQAETEPA, from the coding sequence ATGTCTAACAAACACCACTTCAAGACCCAGGAAGAGCTGGCGGAACTGTTCCGTGCCGACATCACCACCGGCGTGGGCAAGAGCGTCAAGCACGAGAGTGCGCCGAAACACGTTTCCGGCGAGGCCGTGTACGTGGACGACCGCCTGGAGTTCCCCAACCAGTTGCACGTCTATGCCCGCATGAGCGACCGCGCCCACGCGCGCATTACCCGCATCGATACTTCGCCCTGCTATCAGTTTCCGGGCGTGGCCATCGCCATCACCGCCAAGGACGTGCCTGGCCAGTTGGACATCGGCCCGGTGGTCGCGGGTGATCCGCTGCTGGCCGATGGCAAGGTCGAGTACGTCGGCCAGGTGGTCTTGGCCGTGGGTGCCGACAGCCTGGAAACCGCACGCAAGGCGGCGATGGCGGCCATAGTCGAATACGAGGACCTGGAGCCGGTGCTGGACGTGGTCGACGCCCTGCGCAAGAAGCATTTCGTGCTGGACAGCCACCAGCACAAGCGCGGTGACTCCTCCACCGCCCTGGCGGCTTCGAAGAACCGCCTGCAGGGCACCCTGCACATCGGCGGCCAGGAGCACTTCTACCTGGAAACGCAGATTTCCTCGGTGATGCCCACCGAGGACGGCGGCATGCTCGTCTACACCTCCACCCAGAACGCCACCGAGGTCCAGAAGCTGGTGGCCGAAGTGCTGGGCGTACCGATGCACAAGATCGTCATCGACATGCGTCGCATGGGCGGCGGCTTCGGCGGCAAGGAAACCCAGGCGGCCGGCCCGGCCTGCCTCTGCGCGGTGATCGCCCACCACACCAAGCGCCCGACCAAGATGCGCCTGCCGCGCGTGGAAGACATGTCCATCACCGGCAAGCGTCACCCCTTCTATGTCGAATACGACGTGGGCTTCAACGACGACGGCCTGCTCACCGGCATCGAACTGGAACTGGCCGGTAACTGCGGTTACTCGCCCGACCTGTCCGGCTCCATCGTCGACCGCGCGATGTTCCACTCGGACAACGCCTACTTCCTCGAACACGCCACCATCAATGGTCACCGCTGCAAGACCAACACCGCGTCGAACACCGCTTACCGCGGCTTCGGCGGCCCGCAGGGGATGGTCGCCATCGAGGAGATCATGGACGCCATCGCCCGCAGCCTGGGCAAGGACCCGCTGGAGGTGCGCAAGCTCAACTACTACGGCAAGGACGAGCGCAACGTCACCCACTACTACCAGACCGTCGAGCACAACATGCTCGCCGAGATGACCGCCGAACTCGAGGCCAGCAGCGAGTACGCCAAGCGCCGTGAGGAAATCCGCGCGTTCAACGAGAAGAGCCCGGTGCTGAAGAAAGGCCTGGCGATGACGCCGGTGAAGTTCGGCATCAGCTTCACCGCCACCTTCCTCAACCAGGCTGGCGCGCTGATCCACATCTACACCGATGGCAGCATCCACCTGAACCACGGTGGCACCGAGATGGGCCAGGGCTTGAACACCAAGGTCGCCCAGGTGGTGGCCGAGGTTTTCCAGGTGGATATCGGCCGCATCCAGATCACCGCGACCAACACCGACAAGGTTCCCAACACCTCGCCGACCGCCGCCTCGTCCGGCGCGGACCTGAACGGCAAGGCCGCGCAGAACGCCGCCGAAACCATCAAGGGCCGCCTGGTACAGTTCCTCGCCACCCACTTCAAGGTGACCGACGAGGATGTGGAGTTCCGCAACGAGCAGGTGCGCGTGCGCGACCATTACCTCTCCTTCGAGGAAATGATCCAGCTCGCCTACTTCAACCAGATCTCGCTCTCCAGCACCGGCTTCTACCGCACGCCAAAGATCTTCTACGACCGCGACAAGGCCGCCGGCCGCCCCTTCTACTACTTCGCCTACGGCGTTGCCTGCGCCGAAGTGATAGTCGACACCCTGACCGGCGAGTACAAGATGCTGCGCACCGACATCCTGCATGACGTGGGCGCATCGCTGAACCCGGCCATCGACATCGGCCAGGTGGAAGGTGCCTTCGTCCAGGGCATGGGCTGGCTGACCATGGAAGAGTTGGTGTGGAACGCCAAGGGCAAGCTGATGACCAACGGCCCGGCCAGCTACAAGATTCCGGCCATCGCCGACATGCCCATCGACCTGCGGGTGAAGCTGGTGGAAAACCGCAAGAACCCCGAACAGACCGTGTTCCACTCCAAGGCCGTGGGCGAGCCGCCGTTCATGCTCGGCATCGCCGTCTGGTGCGCCATCAAGGACGCGGTGGCGAGCCTGGGGGATTACAAGGTGCAGCCGCAGATCGACGCACCCGCCACCCCCGAGCGCGTGCTCTGGGGAGTCGAGCAGATGCGCAAATTGCAACAGCCGGCCCTGGCCGCCGAACAGGCGGAGACCGAACCGGCATGA
- the xdhA gene encoding xanthine dehydrogenase small subunit, producing the protein MIQFLLNRELRTEHALDPNVTVLNYLREHVGKPGTKEGCASGDCGACTVVVGELDGDRIRYRTLNACLTFVSSLHGKQLITVEDLKHQGQLHSVQQAMVDCHGSQCGFCTPGFVMSLFALQKNSSGYDKAQTMEALAGNLCRCTGYRPIIDAAEQACCQKQPDQFDAAEAQTVAQLKSIAPRETAELNSGDKRCLVPLTVADLADFYVSNPQARLLAGGTDLALEVTQFHRELPVMIYVGHIESMKRIEENGDFIEIGAATPLSDCYETLSREYPDFGELLHRFASLQIRNQGTLGGNIGNASPIGDAPPLLIALGAEIVLRKGNQTRILPLDEYFLDYKVTARQESEFIEKVRVPRARNNQAFRAYKVSKRLDDDISAVCAAFNLVIENGQVRKARVAFGGMAGIPKRASACEQALIGAAWYPGTVERACEALAKDFTPLTDFRASKEYRLLAAQNLLRKFFLELQSPEVETRVTAYV; encoded by the coding sequence TTGATCCAGTTTTTACTCAATCGGGAGCTGCGCACCGAGCATGCCCTCGACCCGAATGTCACAGTGCTCAACTACTTGCGTGAGCACGTCGGCAAACCCGGTACCAAAGAAGGCTGCGCCTCAGGCGATTGCGGTGCCTGCACCGTGGTCGTCGGCGAGCTGGACGGGGACCGCATCCGCTATCGCACCCTCAATGCCTGCCTGACCTTCGTCTCCTCCCTGCACGGCAAGCAGTTGATCACCGTGGAAGACCTCAAGCATCAGGGTCAACTGCATTCCGTGCAGCAGGCCATGGTGGATTGCCATGGTTCGCAGTGCGGCTTCTGCACCCCAGGCTTCGTCATGTCGCTGTTCGCCCTGCAGAAGAACAGCAGCGGCTATGACAAGGCCCAGACCATGGAAGCCCTGGCCGGCAACCTGTGCCGCTGCACCGGCTACCGCCCGATCATCGATGCCGCCGAGCAGGCCTGCTGCCAGAAGCAGCCGGACCAGTTCGACGCTGCCGAAGCCCAGACCGTCGCCCAGCTGAAATCCATCGCCCCGCGTGAAACCGCCGAGCTGAACAGCGGCGACAAGCGCTGCCTGGTGCCGCTGACCGTGGCTGACCTGGCCGACTTCTACGTGTCCAACCCGCAAGCGCGCCTGCTGGCCGGCGGCACCGACCTGGCGCTGGAAGTCACCCAGTTCCACCGCGAATTGCCGGTGATGATCTACGTCGGCCACATCGAGTCCATGAAGCGCATCGAGGAGAACGGCGACTTCATCGAGATCGGCGCCGCCACCCCGCTGTCCGATTGCTATGAAACCCTGTCCCGCGAGTACCCGGACTTCGGCGAGTTGCTGCACCGTTTCGCCTCGCTGCAGATCCGCAACCAGGGCACCCTGGGCGGCAACATCGGCAACGCCTCGCCCATTGGCGATGCTCCGCCGCTGCTGATCGCCCTGGGCGCCGAGATCGTCCTGCGCAAGGGCAACCAGACCCGCATCCTGCCCCTGGACGAATACTTCCTCGACTACAAGGTCACCGCCCGCCAGGAGTCCGAGTTCATCGAGAAGGTGCGCGTACCCCGCGCCCGCAACAACCAGGCCTTCCGCGCCTACAAGGTGTCCAAGCGCCTGGATGACGACATTTCCGCCGTCTGCGCCGCGTTCAATCTGGTGATCGAGAATGGCCAGGTGCGCAAGGCCCGCGTCGCCTTCGGCGGCATGGCCGGCATTCCCAAGCGCGCCAGCGCCTGCGAGCAGGCCCTGATCGGCGCCGCCTGGTACCCGGGCACCGTCGAACGCGCCTGCGAGGCCCTGGCCAAGGACTTCACCCCGCTCACGGACTTCCGCGCCAGCAAGGAGTACCGCCTGCTGGCCGCGCAGAACCTGCTGCGCAAGTTCTTCCTCGAGCTGCAATCCCCAGAAGTCGAAACCCGGGTGACCGCGTATGTCTAA
- a CDS encoding GntR family transcriptional regulator → MTFKAPDSLSEQIAHHLAERIIRGELKERERIQEQKVTQAMNVSRGSVREALLILERRHLITILPRRGAQVSELTQQHVRSLYTLVMELYILLGYAVAEHWRSEEDLVPFRAIQQRLAEARQREDILGFVDASFAIMQAAYPFADNPYLQQTLDNLQPAIARTYYIALERRRGQMDSFGAVFDGLLAAVIERDQAKVRDVLLGYGRQNCELVLAALAER, encoded by the coding sequence ATGACGTTCAAGGCACCGGACAGCCTCTCCGAGCAGATTGCCCACCACCTGGCCGAGCGGATCATCCGCGGCGAGCTGAAAGAGCGCGAGCGCATCCAGGAACAGAAGGTCACCCAGGCCATGAATGTCAGCCGGGGTTCGGTGCGCGAGGCATTGCTGATCCTCGAGCGCCGCCACCTGATCACCATCCTGCCGCGCCGTGGCGCCCAGGTATCCGAGCTGACCCAGCAGCACGTGCGCAGCCTCTATACGCTGGTGATGGAGCTCTACATCCTGCTGGGCTATGCGGTGGCCGAGCACTGGCGCAGCGAGGAAGACCTCGTGCCCTTTCGCGCCATCCAGCAGCGCCTGGCCGAGGCGCGCCAGCGGGAGGACATCCTGGGGTTCGTCGACGCCAGCTTCGCCATCATGCAGGCGGCCTATCCCTTTGCCGACAATCCTTACCTGCAGCAGACCCTGGACAACCTGCAGCCGGCCATCGCCCGAACCTACTACATCGCCCTGGAGCGTCGCCGAGGCCAGATGGACAGCTTCGGCGCGGTGTTCGACGGCCTGCTGGCGGCGGTGATCGAGCGCGACCAGGCCAAGGTCCGCGACGTGCTGCTCGGTTACGGCCGGCAGAACTGCGAGCTGGTGCTCGCAGCCCTGGCTGAGCGTTGA
- the smc gene encoding chromosome segregation protein SMC, whose product MRLKCIKLAGFKSFVDPTTVSFPSNMAAVVGPNGCGKSNIIDAVRWVMGESSAKNLRGESMTDVIFNGSNTRKPVAQASIELIFDNSDNSLVGEYAAFAEISIRRRVSRDGQNTYFLNGTKCRRRDITDIFLGTGLGPRSYSIIEQGMISKLIEAKPEDLRNFIEEAAGISKYKERRRETESRIRRTQENLARLTDLREELERQLERLHRQAQSAEKYQEYKAEERQLKAQLAALKWRALNEQVGQREAVIGNQEVSFEALVAEQRNADASIERLRDGHHELSERFNLVQGRFYSVGGDIARVEQSIQHGQQRLRQLQDDLRDAERARQETESHLGHDRTLLATLGEELDMLGPEQEMSAAAAEEAAAQLEKAETGMQAWQEQWDGFNQRSAEPRRQAEVQQARIQQLEQSLERLLERERRLNDERAQLSADPEDAAVQDMLEELAVGEMRLEELQAAEQGLAERLDGVREDLQQAIRAQQEAQGELQRLNGRIASLEALQQAALNPGKGAAEWLREHNLADRPRLAEGLRVEQGWELAVETVLGADLQAVLLDDLSGLDLSGFSQGELRLASAGQGGARAPGSLLDRVEAPLDLAPWLANVLPVESLDQALARRGALGEGESLISRDGYWVGRNFLRVRRASEAESGLLARGQELERLHAERGEREASLEQLEERLQQLRDSQRQQEERREQQRRLLQDESRVLGELKARLSAQQAKVEQLALRRRRLEEELRELDEQRALEHEQLGEARLTLQDALDAMASDTEQREKFLAERDGLRERLDRIRQEARQHKDHAHQLAVRVGSLRAQHDSTRQALERLAQQFERLNERREQLSLNLEEGAAPLEELRMKLEELLERRLGVEEELKQARLALEDADRELRDAEKRRTQAEQQSQLLRGQLEQQRLEWQALTVRRKALQDQLHEDGYDLHGVLATLPADATESAWDEELERLAARIQRLGPINLAAIDEYQQQSERKRYLDAQNDDLVEALETLENVIRKIDKETRNRFKETFDQINAGLQALFPKVFGGGHAYLELTGEDLLDTGVAIMARPPGKKNSTIHLLSGGEKALTALALVFAIFQLNPAPFCMLDEVDAPLDDANVGRYARLVKEMSEKVQFIYITHNKIAMEMADQLMGVTMHEPGCSRLVAVDVEEAMSMVEA is encoded by the coding sequence ATGCGGCTGAAGTGCATCAAGCTGGCCGGGTTCAAGTCCTTCGTGGACCCGACCACCGTCAGCTTCCCCAGCAACATGGCGGCCGTGGTCGGCCCCAATGGTTGCGGCAAGTCGAACATCATCGACGCCGTTCGCTGGGTAATGGGCGAGAGTTCGGCGAAGAACCTCCGTGGCGAGTCGATGACCGACGTCATCTTCAATGGCTCCAACACGCGCAAGCCGGTGGCCCAGGCCAGCATCGAACTGATCTTCGACAATTCCGACAACAGCCTGGTGGGCGAATACGCCGCCTTCGCCGAGATTTCCATCCGCCGCCGCGTCAGCCGCGACGGCCAGAACACCTATTTCCTCAACGGCACCAAGTGCCGGCGCCGCGACATCACCGACATTTTCCTCGGCACCGGTCTCGGGCCGCGCAGTTACTCGATCATCGAGCAGGGGATGATCTCCAAGCTGATCGAAGCCAAGCCCGAGGACCTGCGCAATTTCATCGAGGAAGCCGCTGGCATCTCCAAGTACAAGGAGCGCCGCCGCGAAACCGAGAGCCGCATCCGCCGTACCCAGGAGAACCTGGCACGCCTGACCGACCTGCGCGAAGAGCTGGAGCGCCAGCTGGAGCGCCTGCACCGTCAGGCCCAGTCCGCCGAGAAGTACCAGGAGTACAAGGCCGAGGAGCGTCAACTCAAGGCCCAGCTCGCCGCCCTGAAATGGCGGGCGCTGAATGAACAGGTTGGCCAGCGCGAGGCGGTGATCGGCAATCAGGAAGTCAGCTTCGAGGCCCTGGTGGCCGAGCAGCGCAATGCCGACGCCAGCATCGAGCGCCTGCGTGACGGCCACCATGAGCTGTCCGAGCGCTTCAACCTGGTGCAGGGGCGTTTCTATTCCGTGGGCGGCGACATCGCCCGCGTCGAGCAGAGCATCCAGCACGGGCAGCAGCGCCTGCGGCAATTGCAGGACGATCTGCGCGATGCCGAGCGGGCGCGCCAGGAAACCGAATCCCACCTCGGCCACGATCGCACCCTGCTCGCCACCCTGGGCGAAGAATTGGACATGCTCGGGCCCGAGCAGGAAATGAGCGCCGCCGCTGCCGAAGAGGCCGCCGCTCAACTGGAAAAAGCCGAAACCGGCATGCAGGCCTGGCAGGAGCAGTGGGACGGCTTCAACCAGCGCAGCGCCGAGCCGCGCCGCCAGGCCGAAGTGCAGCAAGCGCGCATCCAGCAGTTGGAGCAGAGCCTGGAACGCCTGCTGGAGCGCGAGCGCCGTCTCAATGACGAGCGCGCCCAGTTGTCCGCCGACCCGGAAGACGCCGCCGTCCAGGACATGCTTGAGGAGCTGGCCGTCGGCGAGATGCGCCTGGAGGAACTCCAGGCCGCCGAGCAGGGCCTTGCTGAACGCCTCGACGGCGTGCGTGAAGACCTGCAACAAGCCATCCGCGCCCAGCAGGAAGCCCAAGGCGAGCTGCAGCGCCTGAACGGCCGCATTGCGTCCCTGGAAGCCTTGCAGCAGGCCGCGCTGAACCCCGGCAAGGGCGCCGCCGAGTGGCTGCGAGAACACAACCTGGCCGATCGCCCGCGCCTGGCCGAAGGGTTGCGGGTGGAGCAGGGCTGGGAACTGGCGGTGGAGACTGTGCTGGGCGCCGATCTGCAGGCCGTGCTGCTGGATGATTTGAGCGGTCTCGATCTGTCCGGATTCAGCCAGGGCGAACTGCGTCTGGCCAGTGCTGGCCAAGGCGGCGCGCGTGCGCCCGGCAGCCTGCTGGACAGGGTCGAAGCGCCGTTGGACCTGGCGCCCTGGCTGGCCAACGTGCTGCCGGTGGAAAGTCTCGACCAGGCCCTGGCCCGTCGCGGGGCTCTCGGCGAGGGCGAAAGCCTGATCAGCCGTGACGGCTACTGGGTCGGCCGGAACTTCCTGCGGGTGCGTCGCGCCAGCGAGGCGGAAAGTGGCCTGCTGGCCCGTGGCCAGGAGCTGGAACGCCTGCATGCCGAGCGTGGGGAGCGCGAAGCCAGCCTGGAGCAGTTGGAAGAGCGCTTGCAGCAACTGCGCGACAGCCAGCGTCAGCAGGAAGAGCGCCGCGAACAGCAGCGTCGCCTGTTGCAGGACGAGTCCCGCGTCCTGGGCGAACTCAAGGCTCGCCTGTCCGCCCAGCAGGCCAAGGTGGAGCAACTGGCCCTGCGCCGTCGCCGCCTGGAAGAAGAACTCCGCGAGCTGGACGAGCAACGCGCCCTGGAGCATGAGCAGTTGGGTGAAGCCCGGCTGACCCTGCAGGATGCACTGGACGCCATGGCCAGCGATACCGAGCAGCGCGAGAAGTTCCTGGCCGAGCGCGACGGTCTGCGCGAACGCCTCGATCGCATCCGCCAGGAGGCGCGCCAGCACAAGGATCACGCCCATCAACTGGCGGTGCGCGTCGGCTCGCTGCGGGCGCAGCACGATTCCACCCGCCAGGCCCTGGAACGGCTGGCCCAGCAGTTCGAGCGCCTCAACGAGCGCCGCGAACAGCTCAGCCTCAACCTGGAGGAGGGCGCCGCGCCACTGGAAGAGCTGCGCATGAAGCTCGAAGAGCTGCTGGAAAGACGTCTGGGGGTGGAGGAAGAACTCAAGCAGGCGCGGCTGGCCCTGGAAGACGCCGACCGCGAACTGCGTGACGCCGAGAAGCGCCGCACCCAGGCCGAACAGCAGTCGCAGTTGTTGCGCGGCCAGCTGGAGCAGCAGCGCCTTGAATGGCAGGCCCTGACGGTGCGTCGCAAGGCGTTGCAGGATCAGCTCCACGAGGATGGCTACGACCTGCACGGTGTGCTCGCCACGCTGCCGGCCGACGCCACCGAGTCCGCCTGGGACGAAGAACTGGAGCGCCTTGCGGCGCGCATCCAGCGCCTTGGTCCGATCAACCTCGCAGCTATCGACGAATACCAGCAGCAGTCCGAGCGCAAGCGCTACCTGGACGCACAGAACGACGACCTGGTGGAAGCCCTGGAGACCCTGGAAAACGTCATCCGCAAGATCGACAAGGAAACCCGCAACCGCTTCAAGGAAACCTTCGACCAGATCAATGCCGGGCTGCAGGCACTGTTCCCGAAGGTCTTCGGCGGCGGCCATGCCTACCTGGAGCTGACCGGCGAAGACCTGCTGGACACCGGGGTGGCCATCATGGCGCGTCCGCCGGGCAAGAAGAACAGCACCATCCACCTGCTCTCCGGCGGCGAAAAGGCCCTCACCGCGCTGGCCCTGGTCTTCGCCATCTTCCAGCTCAATCCGGCCCCGTTCTGCATGCTCGACGAAGTGGATGCGCCGCTGGATGACGCCAACGTCGGCCGTTATGCGCGTCTGGTGAAGGAAATGTCCGAGAAAGTGCAATTCATCTATATCACCCACAACAAGATCGCCATGGAAATGGCCGACCAACTGATGGGCGTGACCATGCACGAACCCGGATGTTCGCGCCTGGTGGCGGTGGATGTGGAGGAGGCGATGTCGATGGTCGAAGCCTAG
- the zipA gene encoding cell division protein ZipA: MDIGLREWLIVIGIIVIAGILFDGWRRMSGGKGKLKFKLDRSFSNVADDDEDPNLLGPARVKERSHQEPSLDEEDLPSLSAREAGKRRGEPQQGDLNLDEPVPTLLNPVDEGKKNGKVHPQVQAQEVPVEEVLVINVVSRDEAGFKGPALLQNILESGLRFGAMDIFHRHESMAGNGEVLFSMANGVKPGTFDLDDIDHFSTRAVSFFLGLPGPRHPKQAFDVMVAAARKLSQELNGELKDDQRSVMTAQTIEHYRQRIVEFERKHLTPKR; encoded by the coding sequence ATGGATATCGGTCTGCGCGAGTGGCTGATTGTCATTGGCATCATCGTAATCGCCGGCATTCTGTTCGATGGTTGGCGCCGCATGAGTGGCGGCAAGGGGAAGCTCAAGTTCAAGCTGGATCGCAGTTTCTCCAATGTCGCTGACGACGATGAAGATCCGAATCTGCTCGGCCCGGCCCGGGTCAAGGAGCGCTCGCACCAGGAGCCATCCCTGGACGAGGAAGACCTGCCGTCCCTCAGTGCCCGCGAAGCCGGCAAGCGCCGCGGCGAGCCGCAGCAGGGCGACCTGAACCTCGACGAGCCGGTACCGACGCTGCTCAACCCGGTTGATGAGGGCAAGAAGAACGGCAAGGTCCATCCTCAGGTGCAGGCCCAGGAGGTTCCGGTCGAGGAAGTCCTGGTAATCAACGTCGTGTCGCGCGACGAGGCCGGCTTCAAAGGCCCGGCCCTGCTGCAGAACATTCTGGAGAGCGGCCTGCGTTTCGGCGCCATGGACATCTTCCATCGCCACGAGAGCATGGCCGGCAACGGCGAAGTGCTGTTCTCCATGGCCAATGGCGTCAAACCGGGCACTTTCGACCTGGACGATATCGACCATTTCAGCACCCGCGCCGTGAGTTTCTTCCTCGGCCTGCCGGGCCCGCGTCATCCGAAGCAGGCCTTCGACGTGATGGTCGCCGCCGCCCGCAAGCTGTCCCAGGAACTGAACGGCGAGCTGAAGGATGACCAGCGCAGCGTGATGACTGCCCAGACCATCGAGCACTATCGCCAGCGCATCGTCGAATTCGAGCGCAAGCACCTGACCCCGAAGCGCTGA